Below is a genomic region from Desulfobacterales bacterium.
CCAGGCTGGTGGTGCTGGATGAGCCGAATTCCAATCTGGATGACGAGGGAGAGAAGGCGTTATTGAACTCCTGGGCTCAATTGAAAGCACAGGGGTCCACTTTAGTGGTAGTTTCTCATAAACCCGCCCTGCTGTCTGGTGTCGATAAAATTCTCATGCTCAGGGCCGGGCAACTGGCTATGTTCGGACCCCGCGATGCCGTGTTCCAGAAGCTGATAGAAGTGCAGAGTCAGCAACGGGCTGCCTCGTAAAAAAAGGCTGAAAGCTGAAGCCGGAAGCATAAAACCCCGGCAGTTTAAGTAATAGCCATTCCGGCAGCTGATCCATAACCAAATAATTATTAAACGGGATATATGAAACAGAACCGATTCCAATTCAATCCGTTCCGCCGCTTGCTGGGGCGCAACCGTATCACCAGAGAAGACTATGAGTAGATTCAGGATGAAACCATCCCGCCGCACAACCTGAACATTGGTTTTGCCGACAGCCGCCGCATTATTGCCGCCGGTCTTATTATTGTCGGCGTGTTTTTCGGTATCGGCGGGCTGTGGATGACGCTGGCCCAGATTACCGGCGCCGTTATCGCATCCGGGGAGGTGAGGGTGGATACCGAGCGTAAAACCGTACAGCATCTTGAAGGCGGTATCGTCCGGCAGATTCTGGTTCGTAACGGAGACAAGGTTGAAGTCGGGCAGCCGCTGATATTGCTCGAAAATGCCCGTGTCATGGCCGCCATCGACCAACTGAATCTGCAGCTGACGGCAACGCTGATCGAAAATGCCCGACTTGATGCGGAAAAGGAACTGGCCGCAGCCCCGCAATGGCCGGAGCGATCGATCGTTGTGGCTCAAGTCAAATTTGACGAATTGGTCAAATCGGCCAACAAGGTGTTTACATCGGGTCGCAGAGCGCTAAAAAATCAGACGGCCCTTCTCGAAAAGCAGATCGATCAGCTGCGTGAGCAGGAAATCAGCCTCGATGGCCGTCTTGTCGCCGAGCAGCAGATTATCGACGCCCTGCAGGAGGAACTCGATGCCAAGCTGGTCCTGTACAAGGATCATTATATCGATAAAACCCGCATTCTGGAATTGCGCCGGGCGCTGGCCGAGCATCGCGGTATCAAGGCCCAGATACACGGATCACGGGCAGAACTCAAGGAGCGGATCGCCGAGTTTGAGCTGCGCATCAACGCGCTTGACAATGATTACCGCCAGCAGGCGGTGACCCGTCAGTCTGAAGTGGCCCAGCGCATCTACGATCTGCAGCAGCAGCTGCTTCCTCTGGACGATGCCCGTCAGCGGCTGACCGTTACGGCGCCTGTCAGCGGTGAAGTGGTCGCCCTTCAGGTCCACTCCGCCGGGGGGGTGGTCAGTCCGGGACAACCCCTGCTCGATATCGTTCCCAAAGACAGCCCGCTGATCATCGAGTGCCGGATCATGGTCAAGGATATCACCCATGTCTTTAAAGGACAGCCGGCCGACGTTCAACTGCTGGCATTCAGTCAGCGCACCACGCCCAAGGTGGTCGGAACCGTGGTCTACATCTCCGCGGACAGAATCATGCAGCGCACCCCCTACGG
It encodes:
- a CDS encoding HlyD family type I secretion periplasmic adaptor subunit — translated: MAAGLIIVGVFFGIGGLWMTLAQITGAVIASGEVRVDTERKTVQHLEGGIVRQILVRNGDKVEVGQPLILLENARVMAAIDQLNLQLTATLIENARLDAEKELAAAPQWPERSIVVAQVKFDELVKSANKVFTSGRRALKNQTALLEKQIDQLREQEISLDGRLVAEQQIIDALQEELDAKLVLYKDHYIDKTRILELRRALAEHRGIKAQIHGSRAELKERIAEFELRINALDNDYRQQAVTRQSEVAQRIYDLQQQLLPLDDARQRLTVTAPVSGEVVALQVHSAGGVVSPGQPLLDIVPKDSPLIIECRIMVKDITHVFKGQPADVQLLAFSQRTTPKVVGTVVYISADRIMQRTPYGEQPTYVAHIQLDKEELAANDLYLTAGMPAAVYIRTKPRTVLDYALEPLKENFDRALREN